One segment of Candidatus Poribacteria bacterium DNA contains the following:
- a CDS encoding TonB-dependent receptor → MGLQVPPFTERFRIGNLLLLVLSIGLVFGEVSADNHETQPVVKITGTVIDNDTETPIAEVSIRVTDTQIRVKTDETGAFSLGLPSGTYKIHASAPFYNTFVITDFQVSTGAAPAPLHIKLTPQVVKLDAIKLPVRLSQSSERGLLEKRMRSSRIEDSISTEEISRLPASSAGEAIKRVTGVSIVGGRYVFVRGLGERYSNTLLNNVEIPSPEPNRRVVPMDIFPASLLASLQTVKTFSPDQPGGFAGGSVQVFTKDFPEELTMSLSMSSSFNTQATGEDGLTYPGGSLDFLGFDDGSRALPNIVRDQAADLPIRERGRFTPLGFTPAEIQEFGQSFANVWSPERRQVPVNQGYKFSLGNSNKIFGNKEFGYLGVISYGNSHSYGTQVRNAFRLGLNETLSPVTSYDVERSGKEVDWGSVLNTSLRFSPEHLLSIKTLFTHTAEDETRTWEGFNADRNTDMRSTRLRYVERQLFSGQVAGMHDFNFGEPALQATDEDPKPPDVSMEWRLTYSRASRDEPDTRENIYEDRGDGTFTFRDVTHSGSRFFFDLEDDEYNARVDWKIPLGAEGLFKFGGLLRDRSRTFDVRRFRFLPADQVDAIVNLSEPPETLFQIQNIAPRVFELRESTRATDNYLADQNIYASYLMLDLPITTKWQVMTGVRLESSDQTVTTYDPFAASRKEIEANLETLDWLPGLNVTYRLTERMNLRLAASRTITRPDFRELAPFEFTDFVGGRTILGNPDLERTQINNFDFRWETFPQIGGILAVSAFYKRFQKPIEQIVQPQAEVRITYENAEGANNYGLELEARQNLGVLTEALRKFSINTNAALISSQVVLPEDVGIQTSSERPLQGQCPYIVNVSVGFEDPNWGISSAIAYNIFGRRLSEVGNHGVPDVYEQPRGQLDVSFSRTVANYFKFSISAKNLLDPYVHYKIGDATYLEYKLGRAFSFGISYNL, encoded by the coding sequence ATGGGCTTGCAAGTTCCACCCTTCACAGAACGGTTCCGCATCGGGAACCTGTTGCTTTTAGTGCTGAGCATCGGACTTGTATTTGGAGAAGTCAGTGCTGACAACCACGAAACGCAACCGGTCGTCAAGATAACAGGGACCGTCATAGATAATGATACCGAAACACCGATAGCAGAAGTATCAATTCGGGTCACGGACACACAGATTCGGGTCAAAACGGATGAAACAGGGGCATTTTCGCTGGGGTTGCCGAGTGGCACTTATAAAATTCATGCAAGCGCGCCGTTTTATAACACTTTTGTCATTACCGATTTTCAGGTGAGCACAGGAGCGGCACCCGCGCCCCTTCACATTAAACTGACCCCACAAGTCGTAAAACTCGATGCGATCAAGCTACCGGTGCGATTGAGCCAATCCAGTGAACGCGGGCTCCTCGAGAAACGGATGCGCAGCTCACGCATTGAAGATAGTATCAGTACAGAAGAGATTAGCCGGCTCCCGGCTTCATCTGCGGGTGAGGCTATTAAACGGGTGACAGGTGTCAGCATTGTCGGGGGACGTTACGTGTTCGTCCGCGGGCTCGGAGAACGCTACAGTAACACACTCCTGAATAACGTTGAGATTCCGAGTCCAGAGCCGAACCGCCGAGTTGTGCCGATGGATATCTTTCCGGCAAGCCTCCTCGCCAGTCTCCAGACAGTCAAGACCTTCTCGCCCGATCAACCCGGCGGGTTCGCTGGGGGTTCCGTTCAAGTGTTTACCAAAGACTTTCCAGAAGAATTGACGATGTCGCTGTCAATGTCAAGCAGTTTCAACACACAAGCGACAGGTGAAGACGGCTTGACGTATCCGGGCGGCAGCCTGGACTTTTTAGGATTCGACGACGGCTCGCGCGCGCTACCGAACATCGTCCGAGATCAGGCAGCCGATCTACCGATTCGAGAACGTGGACGTTTTACACCTTTAGGATTTACGCCCGCAGAAATTCAGGAGTTCGGACAATCGTTCGCCAACGTCTGGTCGCCCGAACGCCGACAGGTTCCCGTCAATCAAGGCTACAAATTCAGCCTCGGGAATAGTAACAAGATTTTTGGAAACAAAGAGTTCGGCTACTTAGGGGTCATCTCTTACGGCAACAGCCACAGTTACGGCACGCAAGTCCGTAATGCCTTCCGGCTCGGTTTGAACGAGACGCTTTCGCCTGTAACCTCGTATGACGTTGAACGCAGTGGAAAAGAAGTGGATTGGGGGAGCGTCCTAAATACGAGCCTTCGTTTCTCTCCAGAACATCTACTCAGCATCAAAACGCTTTTCACGCATACCGCTGAAGATGAGACGCGGACCTGGGAAGGATTCAACGCCGACAGAAATACCGATATGCGCAGCACACGGCTCCGCTACGTTGAACGCCAACTCTTCTCCGGACAAGTCGCAGGCATGCATGACTTTAACTTTGGAGAACCCGCATTACAAGCAACAGACGAAGATCCAAAACCGCCCGATGTCTCTATGGAGTGGAGACTTACCTATTCGCGCGCCTCCCGCGATGAACCCGACACACGTGAGAACATTTATGAAGACAGAGGCGATGGAACGTTCACTTTCCGAGACGTCACACATAGTGGTAGCAGGTTCTTCTTTGATCTTGAGGACGATGAATACAACGCACGTGTTGACTGGAAAATCCCGCTGGGTGCTGAGGGTCTCTTCAAATTCGGGGGACTCTTACGAGACAGGTCCCGGACGTTTGATGTGCGTAGATTTAGATTCCTACCTGCTGACCAAGTAGATGCGATCGTCAATCTATCCGAGCCGCCCGAAACCCTTTTCCAAATCCAAAACATAGCCCCTCGCGTTTTTGAATTGCGAGAGTCCACACGCGCCACGGATAACTACCTCGCAGACCAAAACATCTACGCAAGTTATCTGATGCTTGATCTACCGATTACCACAAAATGGCAGGTCATGACGGGGGTCAGATTGGAGTCTTCGGATCAAACGGTTACAACCTACGACCCGTTCGCTGCCTCCCGAAAGGAGATTGAAGCGAATTTGGAAACACTTGATTGGTTGCCGGGTCTGAACGTAACGTATCGCCTCACAGAGCGGATGAATCTACGTCTCGCCGCTTCTCGAACAATTACACGTCCGGATTTCCGAGAACTCGCCCCCTTTGAGTTCACGGATTTTGTCGGCGGCAGAACGATTCTTGGGAATCCAGATTTGGAGCGGACCCAGATCAACAACTTCGATTTCCGTTGGGAAACTTTTCCACAGATCGGGGGCATTTTGGCGGTCAGCGCGTTCTATAAGCGGTTCCAAAAACCGATTGAGCAGATCGTTCAACCACAGGCAGAGGTTCGGATTACCTACGAAAACGCTGAAGGCGCCAACAACTACGGCTTGGAGTTAGAAGCTCGTCAGAACTTAGGCGTTCTCACGGAGGCGTTGCGTAAATTCTCGATTAACACAAACGCCGCACTGATTTCCTCGCAAGTGGTTCTGCCGGAGGATGTCGGGATTCAGACCTCTTCCGAACGTCCGCTACAGGGACAGTGTCCATACATCGTCAACGTCTCCGTCGGTTTTGAAGATCCCAACTGGGGAATTTCCAGTGCAATCGCGTATAACATCTTCGGACGCAGGCTCTCTGAGGTGGGGAACCACGGAGTGCCAGATGTGTATGAGCAACCCCGTGGGCAATTGGATGTGAGTTTTAGTCGGACGGTTGCGAACTATTTCAAATTCAGCATTTCAGCGAAAAACCTACTTGATCCTTACGTCCATTACAAAATAGGAGACGCAACCTATCTTGAGTATAAACTCGGTAGAGCGTTCTCGTTTGGGATCAGCTACAACTTATAG
- a CDS encoding energy transducer TonB: MRTITDVQRQNREAAQQRKKKAIRIAWSFAIGLHVIGIIAGGIYFIQKTVLEMHKDKVESVVLEAEKPQPKRRTPPRVARKPQKPKFSKVRAPKGQAVTTSAKIPMGNARFTLPASDVSTRPVMAPSTTGIGKNLFRATRQQASIVTTMPKFEVPKFESTSLVTRIDMGTSLAQTEFSDPGNLELASVNLGDAKQSFNEFLKAVRDRIKQVQRFPPRVRNLDEGASTTVRFTLFKDGTIRNPAVTDSSGSTTLDNAAIAAVQNAVPYPPFPEGQEGNSLRLELPIIFELSN; the protein is encoded by the coding sequence ATGAGGACGATTACCGATGTTCAGCGGCAGAACCGAGAAGCCGCCCAACAACGGAAAAAGAAAGCGATCCGGATCGCATGGAGTTTCGCCATCGGACTGCACGTCATCGGGATTATCGCTGGGGGTATCTACTTTATTCAGAAAACCGTGTTGGAGATGCACAAGGATAAGGTAGAGAGTGTCGTTCTGGAAGCCGAGAAGCCGCAACCGAAACGCCGGACTCCACCCCGCGTAGCACGAAAACCCCAAAAACCGAAGTTTTCTAAGGTCCGGGCACCCAAAGGACAGGCTGTCACGACGAGTGCTAAAATCCCGATGGGCAACGCACGTTTCACACTGCCGGCGAGCGATGTTTCGACACGCCCGGTCATGGCACCCAGCACGACAGGGATCGGCAAAAATCTGTTCAGAGCAACTCGACAACAGGCAAGTATCGTTACAACGATGCCGAAATTTGAAGTGCCGAAGTTTGAGTCCACAAGTCTCGTCACCAGAATAGATATGGGAACAAGCCTCGCACAAACGGAGTTTAGCGACCCCGGCAATCTGGAACTCGCCTCTGTCAACTTAGGAGATGCGAAACAGTCTTTTAACGAGTTCCTAAAGGCGGTTCGGGACCGAATCAAACAGGTGCAACGCTTCCCACCGCGTGTCCGAAATTTAGACGAGGGTGCCAGCACAACCGTTCGGTTCACGCTTTTCAAAGACGGCACGATTCGGAATCCAGCCGTCACCGATTCTTCCGGCTCAACAACACTGGATAACGCAGCGATCGCGGCTGTCCAAAACGCCGTGCCTTATCCGCCTTTCCCGGAAGGACAAGAGGGGAATAGTTTGCGACTCGAACTCCCGATTATCTTCGAGTTATCGAATTAA